From a region of the Leptospira kmetyi serovar Malaysia str. Bejo-Iso9 genome:
- a CDS encoding flagellar basal body L-ring protein FlgH, giving the protein MKNGSNVSGFADYCSRNSKILTIGIVYSLFIIFFLLSGNDFGLDAQDASLWTEKNPYSVRQSIKVGSPLYVKIRNGLQAEFELESNADETITLKSMPDKKIIPDMPSYNNDRTITRKNKGKIKSFGKVKGNLTALVTAVDPNTGLLTIQGQKVNVINGEENSLVLSGTVSPEFVEKDSSIDADKIANLQVNFNGRINPKQVNPPIALKSVTNPDGSVTIKAELSEEEKQRLILNQLNRLLGESQ; this is encoded by the coding sequence ATGAAAAACGGATCGAACGTTTCCGGTTTTGCGGATTATTGCTCGAGAAATTCTAAAATTCTTACCATAGGAATCGTATATTCTTTATTTATAATATTCTTTCTTTTATCCGGAAACGACTTCGGATTGGACGCACAGGACGCATCTCTCTGGACGGAAAAGAATCCGTATTCCGTGCGTCAAAGCATTAAGGTCGGTTCTCCCTTGTACGTCAAAATCAGAAACGGACTCCAAGCGGAGTTCGAACTCGAATCGAACGCGGACGAGACGATCACGCTGAAGTCGATGCCGGATAAAAAAATCATTCCCGATATGCCCTCGTATAACAACGATCGTACGATTACCCGCAAGAATAAGGGAAAGATCAAATCCTTCGGAAAGGTAAAGGGAAATCTTACCGCTCTTGTCACCGCGGTCGATCCGAACACCGGACTTTTGACGATCCAAGGTCAAAAGGTAAACGTAATCAACGGGGAGGAAAACAGTCTCGTTTTATCGGGAACCGTTTCTCCCGAGTTCGTGGAAAAGGATTCCTCGATCGACGCGGACAAAATCGCGAATCTTCAGGTGAACTTCAACGGAAGAATCAATCCGAAACAGGTCAATCCTCCGATCGCTCTCAAGTCGGTAACGAATCCGGACGGTTCGGTAACGATCAAAGCCGAACTTTCGGAAGAGGAAAAACAGAGACTGATTCTGAACCAACTCAACCGGCTTTTGGGAGAATCACAATGA
- a CDS encoding penicillin-binding transpeptidase domain-containing protein, translated as MKNSFLSLVLIFVWIFSCKSDPVIPSLPPMPFSEKNLNGEGKFLCAILINQTARNKIYFQKDECFYKTPPSSLFHPYLALVALESGYLKEDQSLFFWDKTRHPYIRWQKDQNLKSALEYSVHWYFTKLWNDIGPEKGKPLLEKTGAFSNPVPSTRNSFWLDGSYNVSPSEFADLLIRLQEPAPPFRNKTISTVFNLLKRTPGSLSNASGSHDLTGDWNGVEDYKSDSAFHYTQDEANSWFWTSFQKSNVQWILLTRVRVVGQPSTPLEAAKLASKILQEESIVP; from the coding sequence GTGAAGAATTCATTCTTATCCCTTGTTCTCATTTTCGTCTGGATTTTTTCCTGCAAAAGCGATCCGGTAATTCCTTCCCTTCCTCCGATGCCTTTTTCCGAAAAAAATCTAAACGGAGAAGGAAAGTTTCTCTGTGCGATCCTGATCAACCAAACCGCAAGAAACAAAATCTACTTTCAAAAAGATGAATGTTTTTACAAAACCCCGCCTTCGTCCCTGTTTCATCCTTATCTCGCCTTAGTCGCCTTGGAAAGCGGCTATCTCAAGGAAGACCAATCCCTTTTTTTCTGGGATAAAACGAGACATCCGTATATTCGATGGCAAAAGGATCAGAATTTAAAATCGGCACTTGAATATTCGGTGCATTGGTATTTTACGAAACTCTGGAACGATATCGGACCCGAAAAGGGAAAACCTCTTTTGGAAAAAACGGGCGCGTTTTCGAATCCGGTTCCTTCGACTCGGAATTCCTTTTGGCTCGACGGTTCGTATAACGTTTCCCCTTCCGAATTCGCAGATTTATTAATCCGACTTCAGGAACCGGCCCCGCCTTTCCGCAATAAGACGATCTCCACCGTTTTCAATCTTCTGAAAAGAACCCCCGGTTCCCTTTCGAACGCGAGCGGGAGCCACGATCTCACGGGAGATTGGAACGGCGTGGAGGATTACAAATCGGATTCGGCGTTCCATTATACGCAAGACGAAGCGAACTCTTGGTTCTGGACTTCGTTTCAAAAATCGAACGTGCAGTGGATTCTTCTTACAAGAGTGAGAGTCGTGGGACAACCCTCCACTCCTTTGGAAGCGGCCAAGCTTGCTTCTAAAATTCTTCAGGAAGAATCGATCGTCCCGTAA
- the flgA gene encoding flagellar basal body P-ring formation chaperone FlgA, which translates to MNLFRILLPLLLILNPLWGRGASGIYLKGRAIVEGEEVRLSSVARIPDGFEDRVLMKNLTHPIFIGSKEIQKVYADLDPIVTGKETLVLPLNHALEPNEITDSLADEIGKKHPNEEFRLTFISGETKVPSEGVQLRWANLSSRLHPGQLMASLEIFFQNQKVHTLRIRFQVEQKVKVLKASRPLNKGIKLTAEDFKEEETLTDEEILDSPGADLLGSTLLKDMNDGEIFRKKHVRKIQDVQRGGEILMIYHKGSLVLKTKVKALSSGNIGEEVQVTTHSREGQMKVKVVDKNTVVTE; encoded by the coding sequence ATGAACCTTTTCCGGATTCTCCTTCCTCTTCTTTTGATTTTAAACCCTCTTTGGGGAAGAGGGGCGTCCGGAATTTATCTCAAAGGAAGAGCGATCGTGGAAGGGGAAGAAGTTCGACTTTCCTCGGTGGCTCGAATTCCGGACGGATTCGAGGATCGTGTCTTGATGAAGAATCTTACACATCCGATTTTCATTGGTTCCAAGGAGATCCAAAAAGTATACGCGGACTTGGATCCGATCGTAACCGGAAAGGAAACCCTGGTACTTCCACTCAATCACGCGTTGGAACCAAACGAGATCACGGATTCTCTTGCGGACGAAATCGGAAAAAAACATCCGAACGAAGAATTTCGTCTAACGTTCATCTCCGGAGAAACGAAGGTTCCTTCGGAAGGGGTTCAACTGCGCTGGGCCAATCTTTCCTCCCGTCTGCATCCGGGACAACTGATGGCTTCTCTCGAAATCTTTTTTCAAAACCAAAAGGTTCATACCTTAAGAATCCGTTTCCAAGTGGAACAAAAAGTGAAGGTGCTCAAAGCGAGCCGTCCTTTGAACAAGGGAATCAAACTTACCGCCGAGGATTTTAAGGAAGAGGAAACGTTGACCGACGAGGAGATTTTGGATTCTCCCGGCGCCGATCTGCTCGGTTCCACGCTTCTAAAGGATATGAACGACGGAGAAATCTTCCGTAAAAAACACGTCCGCAAAATCCAAGACGTTCAAAGAGGAGGGGAAATTCTGATGATCTATCACAAAGGAAGTCTCGTCCTCAAAACGAAGGTGAAGGCTCTCAGCTCCGGAAATATCGGCGAAGAAGTTCAAGTGACCACACATTCCAGAGAAGGTCAGATGAAGGTCAAGGTTGTGGACAAAAACACGGTGGTGACGGAATGA
- the flgG gene encoding flagellar basal-body rod protein FlgG, with product MRSLWTAATGMIAQQFHIDTISNNLANVNTTGFKKNRADFEDLVYQHQVLAGTPATSVSEIPTGVNVGHGVRAAASQKLFEIGSFQATGNKLDMAITGEMGFFKIQMPDGSFAFSRDGSFKIDSNQQVVTSNGYLLEPPLILPEGAILNTLMISEQGEVTVKVGADIRPIVIGQVELYRFVNPAGLQAIGKNLFQETVASGPEIPGTPGMEGFGNVLQGFLEMSNVKIVEEMVNMIVAQRAYESNSKAIQTSDNMLSTAISLKR from the coding sequence ATGCGCTCACTCTGGACGGCGGCAACGGGAATGATTGCCCAACAGTTTCATATCGATACGATATCGAACAACTTAGCAAACGTAAATACGACTGGATTTAAAAAGAACCGTGCGGATTTCGAAGATTTGGTTTATCAACACCAGGTTTTGGCCGGAACACCCGCCACATCGGTCAGCGAAATCCCGACCGGGGTCAACGTCGGTCACGGAGTAAGAGCCGCGGCTTCTCAAAAACTTTTTGAGATCGGTTCCTTTCAAGCGACCGGAAATAAATTGGATATGGCGATCACCGGAGAAATGGGATTTTTCAAAATCCAAATGCCGGACGGAAGTTTTGCGTTCAGCAGAGACGGATCCTTTAAGATCGACTCCAATCAACAAGTGGTGACGTCTAACGGATATCTTCTCGAGCCTCCTTTGATATTACCGGAAGGCGCGATCTTAAACACGCTCATGATCTCCGAACAGGGAGAAGTCACCGTAAAAGTGGGAGCGGATATCCGCCCCATCGTAATCGGACAAGTGGAATTATACCGTTTCGTAAACCCCGCCGGTCTACAAGCGATCGGAAAAAACTTATTTCAAGAAACCGTGGCTTCCGGCCCCGAAATTCCGGGAACGCCCGGAATGGAAGGATTCGGAAACGTCCTTCAGGGATTTTTGGAAATGAGTAACGTAAAGATCGTGGAAGAAATGGTGAACATGATCGTGGCTCAAAGGGCTTACGAATCCAACTCCAAGGCGATCCAAACCTCGGACAACATGTTGTCCACGGCCATTTCTCTCAAGAGATAA
- a CDS encoding cation:proton antiporter, whose amino-acid sequence MKKISLFYIFLIFLFIISLGFILQFGQSLELEKESFHSSQIEAQKNPQAQKNSIKPVERPDFLDVEAVGKMFSGHLKQPLSRLLLQLIVIIIASRLFGKLSTMLGQPSVIGEILAGILLGPSLLGLVFPEGFQLLFPKESLSTLQILSQLGLLLFMFTIGMELDLKILRNQAESAVVISHSSIMFPFLLGAGLAYFIYVPLAPQGVDFIAFCLFMGIGMSITAFPVLARIILEKGLTKTTLGSLALTAAAADDVTAWCVLAIVVTIVNAGSFSSGILMIVMSLSYMLLMWKGILPLMKRAGNLYTTKESMTKTITAFFFLFIFLSAWVTEAIGIHALFGAFLAGVVMPDKKELRSNLVDKIEDFSLTVLLPLFFAFTGLRTKFGLLSSSGLWPIFFVILFVAVLGKLGGSAIASRLSGKNWKDSLAIGMLMNTRGLMELIVLNIGYDLGVLSEEIFSMMVLMALTTTVMTGPGLKLVERFFAKNELGAKLGANTSGMLISFAQHSRGLELLKIAYGLFPEKKKEREVTAVHLSPDSNISETHAEKYESSSFTPMKELSRDLNINLKTIYKTSTNITKDIIRIVDEGNYGLLLIGAARSFFSDDILGGKIRTILNETDCNAGILFSSQLEDVKNIHILFGREKDLELLQIAKRLAANYNSKLSIVDLNGSVNEIPTRIKQSLKKDKVKILSSETGSADWKQFDLILCDLDIWENHPEFRVNELPKGGGLLLIRSVDGSLLES is encoded by the coding sequence ATGAAAAAAATATCGCTATTTTACATTTTTCTAATTTTCTTATTCATCATTTCTCTGGGCTTCATCCTTCAGTTCGGACAAAGCCTGGAACTGGAAAAGGAAAGTTTTCATTCTTCCCAAATCGAAGCTCAGAAAAATCCGCAAGCGCAAAAGAATTCCATTAAGCCGGTTGAAAGACCCGACTTTTTGGACGTCGAGGCCGTGGGAAAAATGTTCTCGGGACATCTCAAACAACCTCTTTCCAGATTGTTGCTTCAGTTGATCGTGATCATCATCGCTTCTCGCTTATTCGGAAAATTATCCACGATGCTCGGACAACCGTCTGTGATCGGGGAGATTCTCGCGGGGATTCTTTTGGGTCCTTCCCTGCTCGGATTGGTTTTTCCGGAAGGGTTCCAGCTTTTGTTTCCTAAGGAATCGCTTTCGACGCTTCAGATCCTGAGCCAACTCGGTCTTTTGCTGTTTATGTTTACGATCGGAATGGAACTCGATCTTAAGATTCTCCGGAACCAAGCGGAGTCCGCCGTCGTAATATCCCACTCGAGCATCATGTTTCCGTTTTTATTGGGCGCGGGTCTTGCGTATTTTATCTACGTTCCTTTGGCTCCTCAGGGCGTGGACTTCATCGCGTTTTGTCTTTTTATGGGAATCGGAATGAGCATCACCGCCTTTCCGGTTTTGGCGAGAATCATCCTGGAAAAAGGTCTCACCAAAACCACGTTAGGCAGCCTTGCCCTTACGGCCGCGGCCGCGGACGACGTCACGGCTTGGTGCGTTCTTGCGATCGTGGTTACGATCGTAAACGCAGGATCCTTTTCTTCCGGAATTCTCATGATCGTCATGTCCCTTTCTTATATGCTTTTGATGTGGAAGGGAATTCTCCCTTTGATGAAACGAGCGGGAAACTTATACACGACCAAAGAATCGATGACCAAAACGATCACGGCGTTTTTCTTTTTGTTCATCTTTCTTTCGGCTTGGGTCACCGAAGCGATCGGAATCCACGCGCTCTTCGGCGCATTTCTTGCGGGCGTCGTTATGCCCGACAAAAAGGAACTGAGAAGCAACTTAGTCGATAAGATCGAGGACTTCAGTCTTACCGTTTTACTTCCTCTTTTTTTCGCGTTCACCGGTCTCAGAACGAAGTTCGGTCTTTTATCCAGTTCCGGTTTGTGGCCGATCTTTTTCGTGATTCTTTTCGTTGCCGTACTCGGTAAGTTAGGCGGAAGCGCGATCGCGTCCCGTTTGTCCGGAAAGAATTGGAAGGATTCTCTTGCGATCGGAATGCTGATGAACACGCGCGGTCTGATGGAATTGATCGTACTCAACATCGGTTACGATCTAGGGGTTTTGTCCGAGGAAATTTTTTCCATGATGGTTCTTATGGCGTTAACGACCACGGTGATGACCGGACCCGGACTCAAACTTGTGGAGCGTTTTTTTGCAAAGAACGAATTAGGAGCCAAACTCGGAGCGAACACATCGGGGATGCTCATCTCTTTCGCGCAACATTCCAGAGGTTTGGAACTTTTAAAGATCGCCTACGGACTTTTTCCGGAGAAGAAAAAGGAAAGAGAGGTCACCGCGGTCCATCTATCACCGGATTCTAATATATCCGAAACACACGCGGAAAAATACGAATCGTCCAGTTTTACTCCGATGAAGGAACTATCCCGGGACTTGAACATAAATCTAAAAACGATTTATAAAACTTCCACAAACATCACGAAGGACATCATTCGAATCGTGGACGAAGGAAATTACGGACTTCTTTTGATCGGAGCGGCTCGTTCGTTTTTTTCGGACGATATTCTCGGCGGAAAGATCCGAACCATTCTGAACGAAACCGATTGCAACGCGGGAATTCTTTTCTCCTCCCAACTCGAAGACGTGAAAAACATTCACATTCTTTTCGGAAGAGAAAAGGATCTCGAACTACTGCAGATCGCGAAACGTTTGGCGGCGAATTATAATTCTAAACTATCCATCGTGGACTTAAACGGTTCGGTGAATGAGATTCCGACTCGGATCAAACAAAGTCTGAAAAAGGATAAGGTGAAAATTCTTTCCTCCGAGACGGGTTCCGCGGATTGGAAACAATTCGATCTGATCTTATGCGATTTGGATATCTGGGAAAATCATCCGGAGTTCCGAGTCAACGAGCTTCCTAAGGGCGGCGGACTTCTTTTGATCCGTTCCGTCGACGGTTCCTTGCTGGAAAGCTAA
- a CDS encoding DNA methylase yields the protein MSIALKRKERKIQTGEFWTSRQRQSHSIHYSVSYRASFKPELPAFFLDKYLSKHKGVVLDPFGGRGTTSIQANLEGHTAIHNDISPMSLFLAKSRQTIPSMESMEKILDRLDLKKKTKEEKEDKDLLAFYHKDTLNEIKNLKRILSQDSSPEIQYIGVTALSRLHGHSDGFFSVYSFPQISIPPSAQKRNNEKKGVKPEYKEIKSRILQKMKRDLKTPLPPFYHEFSGRNRYTNHSSLHLESLEDSVADLAVTSPPFLDKVNYEEDNWLRYWFLEIELPDHKKPSIFSTLSAWTDFIHGTLEELSRVLKPEGVCVMEVGDIKKGATVFNLDEYVIQAANGSGLEWETTFINDQKFTKLSNCWNVSNNEKGTNSNRCVVFRNYK from the coding sequence ATGTCGATCGCACTCAAAAGAAAAGAAAGAAAAATTCAAACCGGAGAATTCTGGACTTCGCGCCAGAGACAATCTCATTCCATTCACTACAGCGTCAGTTACCGCGCCTCGTTCAAACCGGAACTTCCCGCGTTCTTTTTGGACAAATATCTTTCCAAACACAAAGGAGTCGTTCTCGATCCGTTCGGCGGAAGGGGAACCACTTCGATCCAAGCGAACTTGGAAGGTCATACCGCGATTCACAACGATATCAGTCCCATGTCCTTGTTTCTTGCAAAGTCGAGACAGACGATTCCTTCCATGGAAAGTATGGAAAAAATTTTGGATCGTCTGGATTTAAAAAAGAAAACCAAGGAAGAGAAAGAAGACAAGGATCTGCTCGCCTTTTATCACAAGGACACGTTAAACGAAATCAAGAACTTAAAAAGAATTCTTTCCCAGGATTCTTCTCCGGAAATTCAATACATCGGAGTTACGGCTCTTTCCAGACTGCACGGTCATAGCGACGGATTCTTTTCGGTGTACAGTTTTCCTCAGATTTCGATTCCTCCTTCCGCGCAAAAACGCAACAACGAAAAAAAGGGAGTCAAACCGGAATACAAGGAGATCAAATCCCGGATCTTGCAGAAGATGAAACGGGATTTAAAAACTCCTCTGCCTCCTTTTTATCACGAGTTCTCGGGAAGGAACCGTTATACGAACCATTCTTCCCTGCATCTGGAATCTCTCGAAGACAGCGTCGCGGATTTGGCCGTTACGTCTCCGCCTTTTCTCGATAAGGTGAACTACGAGGAAGACAACTGGCTTCGATATTGGTTTTTGGAAATCGAACTTCCCGATCATAAAAAGCCGAGTATCTTTTCGACGCTTTCGGCTTGGACCGATTTCATTCACGGAACCTTGGAAGAACTTTCCCGCGTTTTGAAGCCGGAAGGAGTTTGTGTGATGGAAGTGGGCGATATCAAAAAGGGCGCGACCGTCTTCAATTTGGATGAGTATGTGATTCAGGCGGCCAACGGCTCCGGTTTGGAATGGGAAACCACGTTTATCAACGATCAAAAGTTTACGAAACTTTCCAATTGTTGGAATGTTTCAAACAACGAGAAAGGAACGAATTCGAACCGCTGCGTCGTGTTTCGGAATTACAAGTAA